One Paenibacillus sp. SYP-B4298 genomic window, GTGGCGATATGCCCCAAGAACAAAAAAATCCCCGTCTGCTCCATAAGAGCTTAGGGGATAAAGGGTAGCTAGACCAATGCAGCAGGCATGAGCTTGCCATCTAGTGCTGCTAGAGTTCATACCACTCTGGCATGAACCCTAGCTTCACGCTGAGTTGTGGTGCTCCACAGTTCAGACATGGTTCCACCTACCTGAAAACGAGTTCATGCTATCGTGCGTATTGGGGCGAGTAGATGGCCGCTATCTTGATCGGCTTGGCTACTGTCGATAGAGCAGTTGCTCGCCTGCGATGCCTGGTGTCGTCATCTGGATCGGATCAAGGATGATGCGGATCTCCTCTTCCGTCAGCAACTGTCTCTCGAGGATGAGATCCTTGATGGTGGCCCCGGTCTTCAGCGCCTCCTTCACCAGTTGTGAGGCCACGTCATAGCCCAGATGAGGGTTGAGTGCAGTGACGACGCCGAAGCTTTCTTCTACATAGGCTTTGCAGCGCTCCACATTGGCCTCCATGCCCTTCACCGCATATTCTAGGAAGACATCCATCGCATTGCGCATGATGCGCAGCGATTGCAGCAGATTGAAGGCAATGACGGGCCCCATTACGTTCAGCTCGAACTGGCCAGCCTCGCAGGCCAGACTGATCGTCGCATCGTTGCCGATGACCTGGAACGACGTCTGATTGACAACCTCCGCCATGACCGGGTTCACCTTCCCGGGCATAATGGAGGAGCCAGGCTGACGCGGCGGGAGGAGAATCTCATTCAGACCGACGCGAGGGCCGGAGGCCATCATGCGCAGATCGTTGCAGATTTTGGATAGGTTGACGGCACAGATCTTCAAGGCACCGGATAGCGAGGTGTACGCATCCGTATTTTGAGTGGCATCGACCAGATCGCTAGCGGCCTGGATGTCCAGCTTCAACTGGCTCGACAGATGGGCGATGACCTGATTGCGATAGATCGGATTGGCGTTGAGACCGGTGCCGACAGCGGTGGCGCCCATATTGACGGTCAACAGCTCTTGGGATGCGCGGGTGACGCGCTCTATATCGCGACCGAGCACGCGGGCATAGGCGCCGAACTCCTGCCCCAACCGGATCGGGACAGCATCTTGCAGATGGGTACGTCCCATCTTGATGACCTCATTGAATTGCTGCTCCTTCTGATGGAAGCCCTCCTTCAACTGCTCCATAGACACAAGCAGTCTGCTGGTCAATCTATAGGCTGCGATTCGCAATGCGGTTGGAATTGTGTCGTTGGTCGATTGCGACATATTGACATGATTATTCGGGTTGCAGAGCAGGTAGCTGCCCTTTTCTTTGTCCATCAGCTCCAGCGCGCGGTTTGCCAATACCTCGTTCATATTCATATTAATTGAGGTCCCGGCGCCCCCCTGGATAGAATCGACGATGAATTGCTCACGCAGCTTGCCCTCAGCTACCTCTTCGGCAGCCTGTACGATAACCTCTGCTAGCTGGCGCCGCAGCAGCTTGGCATCCATATTGGCCAGAGCCGCAGCCTTCTTCACTTCGGCCAGCGCCAATATAAGCTCGGGATCGACGGGGATGCCTGTTATAGGAAAATTCTCGACGGCTCGTAGTGTTTGTATGCCATAATAGCTGTCTGTGGGAACTTCTTTCTCTCCTAATGAATCCTTCTCCATCCGATAAGACATCATGACTCATCTCCCTGTTTGGTATTCCATACCCTTCCATTCCTC contains:
- a CDS encoding aspartate ammonia-lyase, producing the protein MMSYRMEKDSLGEKEVPTDSYYGIQTLRAVENFPITGIPVDPELILALAEVKKAAALANMDAKLLRRQLAEVIVQAAEEVAEGKLREQFIVDSIQGGAGTSINMNMNEVLANRALELMDKEKGSYLLCNPNNHVNMSQSTNDTIPTALRIAAYRLTSRLLVSMEQLKEGFHQKEQQFNEVIKMGRTHLQDAVPIRLGQEFGAYARVLGRDIERVTRASQELLTVNMGATAVGTGLNANPIYRNQVIAHLSSQLKLDIQAASDLVDATQNTDAYTSLSGALKICAVNLSKICNDLRMMASGPRVGLNEILLPPRQPGSSIMPGKVNPVMAEVVNQTSFQVIGNDATISLACEAGQFELNVMGPVIAFNLLQSLRIMRNAMDVFLEYAVKGMEANVERCKAYVEESFGVVTALNPHLGYDVASQLVKEALKTGATIKDLILERQLLTEEEIRIILDPIQMTTPGIAGEQLLYRQ